One genomic region from bacterium BMS3Abin08 encodes:
- the gmhB gene encoding D-glycero-alpha-D-manno-heptose-1,7-bisphosphate 7-phosphatase: MVTNDSGPMHLTYAVGAPLVALFGSTDPALTGPPAFANPGSIAIPSDIELDSRSIVLKRDLDCSPCFERECPGRNTKCLVDITPREVLDALRGIIPTNKAAFFDRDGTLCRDAGYLNRMDDLEIFPEVRKLVHLKEKGYILIGISNQSGVARGIVEREFTERVIGIFTGQYGFDGFYYCPHHPDENCACRKPSSGMVLKARKDFNIDLRNSIVVGDKESDMELARTIGARALLLKSENAGGSIYADESFRNLTSLINYIHETYT, translated from the coding sequence GTGGTAACGAATGATTCAGGGCCCATGCACCTGACCTATGCGGTCGGGGCACCGCTTGTTGCACTCTTTGGCTCTACAGATCCCGCACTGACCGGGCCTCCGGCATTTGCAAACCCCGGGAGCATCGCAATACCTTCAGACATCGAGTTGGACAGCAGGAGTATAGTCCTTAAAAGGGACCTGGACTGTTCTCCGTGCTTTGAACGGGAATGTCCGGGAAGGAACACAAAATGCCTTGTCGATATAACACCACGTGAGGTCCTTGACGCCCTGAGAGGAATCATCCCAACAAATAAGGCCGCCTTCTTTGACCGTGACGGGACCCTCTGCAGGGATGCCGGCTATCTGAACCGGATGGATGATCTGGAGATCTTTCCAGAGGTAAGGAAACTGGTTCACCTTAAAGAAAAGGGTTATATCCTTATAGGTATCAGCAACCAGTCCGGCGTTGCAAGAGGCATTGTTGAGAGGGAATTTACGGAAAGAGTAATCGGCATATTCACCGGGCAGTACGGTTTTGACGGGTTTTACTACTGCCCCCACCATCCGGATGAAAACTGTGCCTGCAGGAAACCTTCATCCGGAATGGTGCTGAAGGCAAGAAAAGACTTCAACATAGACTTGCGGAACTCAATTGTTGTTGGTGACAAGGAGAGCGATATGGAACTTGCACGAACAATCGGGGCCCGGGCGCTTCTGCTGAAATCTGAAAATGCCGGCGGTTCCATTTATGCCGATGAATCCTTCCGGAACCTGACCTCGCTAATTAATTATATCCATGAAACATATACATAA
- the selD_2 gene encoding selenide, water dikinase, which translates to MRIKGFPVGKIDPDYLSSLIERYRGVSDPSLVVGPQIGEDAAVIDIGGDDYLIAKTDPITFATDQIGRYAVTVNANDIACMGGMPRWFLATILLPEKRTDKGLVEDIFDQLADACKRLGIAICGGHTEVTSGIDRPIVIGQMLGTVRKERIVRSSGARVGDHIILTKGIAIETTALLAREKEKVLAEEFDGTFIQRCKDFIERPGISVRMDAGTAVEAGEVHAMHDPTEGGLATGLHELARASGVGMEIRRERIPVFDETLALCSFFGLDPLGCIASGALLIVSDPASSSGIINALGAVGINCEPIGLVKEEDEGVIIVDERGKSPLPFFEQDEITRVF; encoded by the coding sequence ATGAGAATAAAAGGATTCCCGGTTGGCAAGATCGATCCTGATTATCTATCCTCTTTAATAGAAAGATACAGAGGTGTGTCCGACCCGTCTCTGGTTGTCGGTCCTCAGATAGGCGAGGATGCAGCGGTTATCGATATCGGAGGGGATGATTATCTGATAGCGAAGACCGATCCCATAACCTTTGCCACCGATCAGATAGGCCGGTATGCAGTGACTGTAAACGCCAATGATATTGCCTGCATGGGGGGCATGCCGAGGTGGTTCCTTGCGACAATACTGCTTCCTGAAAAAAGGACGGACAAAGGGCTGGTAGAGGATATCTTCGACCAACTTGCCGATGCATGCAAGAGACTTGGAATTGCGATTTGTGGCGGGCACACGGAGGTAACATCCGGTATTGACAGACCCATCGTTATTGGACAGATGCTCGGTACGGTAAGGAAAGAGAGGATTGTCAGGTCATCGGGGGCAAGGGTGGGAGACCACATAATTCTGACGAAGGGGATAGCAATAGAGACAACGGCTCTCCTTGCCCGTGAAAAGGAGAAGGTATTAGCAGAGGAGTTTGACGGGACATTTATTCAGAGGTGCAAGGATTTTATTGAAAGACCCGGAATAAGTGTCCGGATGGATGCCGGTACTGCAGTTGAAGCCGGTGAGGTTCATGCAATGCATGACCCGACAGAGGGAGGCCTTGCTACAGGCCTTCATGAGCTTGCACGTGCATCGGGTGTCGGCATGGAAATCCGGAGGGAGAGGATTCCCGTATTTGATGAGACCTTGGCCTTATGCAGCTTCTTCGGCCTTGATCCCCTTGGATGTATTGCCTCAGGGGCACTTCTCATAGTTTCTGATCCGGCCTCATCGTCCGGCATTATAAATGCCCTTGGCGCAGTGGGTATAAACTGTGAACCTATCGGGCTTGTTAAGGAAGAGGACGAGGGTGTCATAATCGTCGATGAGAGAGGTAAATCACCGCTGCCCTTCTTTGAGCAGGACGAGATTACGAGGGTCTTTTAG